A DNA window from Brassica napus cultivar Da-Ae chromosome C1, Da-Ae, whole genome shotgun sequence contains the following coding sequences:
- the LOC125580379 gene encoding threonine dehydratase biosynthetic, chloroplastic-like, giving the protein MDSVRLPTAPSSLRSQMLGQPLHRIPLPPCNRNFRLKPVIGINLSRNHVSPVAVITRDETSVAPLASPQPRLKVSPSSLQYPAGYLSAVPERASDPENGSIAEAMEYLTNILSTKVYDVAIETPLHLAKKLSERLGVRLFLKREDLQPVFSFKLRGAYNMMVKLPAEQLAKGVICSSAGNHAQGVALSAAKLGCTAVIVMPRTTPEIKWQSVENLGATVVLVGDSYDEAQAFAKQRAEEEGLTFIPPFDHPDVIAGQGTVGMEITRQAKGPLHAIFVPIGGGGLIAGIASYVKRVCPEVKIIGVEPADANTMALSLHHGERVILDQVGGFADGVAVKVVGEETFRISRKLVDGVVLVTRDAICASIKDMFEEQRNILEPAGALAIAGAEAYCKYYGLKDVNVVAITSGANMNFDKLRIVTELANVGRQQEAVLATILPEKPGSFKKFCELVGAMNITEFKYRCGSEKESVVLYSVGVHTPGELKALEKRMESSQLRTRNLTSSDLVKDHLRYLMGGRSSVEEEVLCQFTFPERPGALMNFLDSFSPRWNISLFHYRAEGGAGANVLVGIQVPEQEMVEFRNRAQVLGYEYVLVSEDTVFKLLMH; this is encoded by the exons ATGGATTCCGTCAGGCTTCCAACGGCTCCTTCCTCTCTCCGTTCCCAAATGCTAGGTCAACCCCTTCACCGCATTCCCCTACCTCCTTGTAACCGCAACTTCCGGTTAAAACCGGTTATCGGCATCAATCTATCTCGAAACCACGTTTCTCCGGTTGCCGTTATCACCCGAGACGAAACGTCTGTAGCTCCTCTAGCTTCTCCTCAGCCACGTCTCAAGGTCTCTCCGAGCTCGCTCCAGTACCCCGCCGGTTACCTCAGCGCGGTTCCGGAGCGTGCGAGCGATCCCGAGAACGGGAGCATCGCGGAGGCGATGGAGTATTTGACGAACATACTCTCCACGAAGGTTTACGACGTGGCGATTGAGACGCCACTTCACTTGGCGAAGAAGCTATCGGAGAGGTTAGGTGTTCGCTTGTTTCTCAAGAGAGAAGACTTGCAACCT GTGTTCTCGTTTAAGCTACGTGGAGCTTACAACATGATGGTGAAGCTTCCAGCTGAGCAGTTAGCGAAAGGAGTCATCTGCTCCTCAGCTGGAAACCATGCTCAAGGAGTTGCTTTGTCTGCTGCCAAACTCGGCTGCACCGCCGTGATTGTTATGCCTCGTACAACTCCAGAGATCAAG tgGCAATCTGTGGAGAACTTGGGTGCGACGGTTGTTCTTGTTGGGGATTCGTATGATGAAGCACAAGCATTTGCTAAGCAACGAGCTGAGGAAGAAGGTTTGACGTTTATACCTCCTTTTGATCACCCTGATGTTATCGCCGGACAAGGGACTGTGGGGATGGAGATCACAAGGCAAGCTAAAGGTCCGTTACATGCTATATTTGTCCCCATCGGTGGTGGTGGTTTGATAGCTGGTATTGCTTCTTACGTGAAGAGAGTTTGTCCCGAG GTGAAGATCATTGGTGTAGAGCCAGCTGATGCAAACACTATGGCGCTGTCGCTGCATCACGGCGAGAGAGTGATACTAGACCAAGTTGGGGGGTTTGCAGATGGTGTAGCGGTTAAAGTAGTTGGTGAAGAGACTTTTCGTATATCCAGAAAGCTGGTGGATGGTGTTGTACTCGTCACTCGTGATGCTATCTGTGCATCGATAAAG GATATGTTTGAGGAGCAAAGGAACATTTTGGAACCAGCAGGTGCGCTTGCCATAGCTGGAGCTGAAGCGTACTGTAAATATTATGGGCTAAAGGACGTGAATGTTGTGGCCATAACCAGTGGTGCAAACATGAACTTTGACAAGCTGAGGATTGTGACGGAGCTGGCTAATGTCGGTAGGCAACAGGAGGCTGTTCTTGCTACTATCTTGCCGGAAAAGCCTGGAAGCTTTAAGAAATTCTGTGAACTG GTTGGGGCAATGAACATAACCGAGTTCAAGTATAGATGTGGGTCTGAAAAGGAATCTGTTGTACTATACAG TGTTGGAGTGCACACACCCGGAGAGCTCAAAGCACTAGAGAAGAGAATGGAATCTTCTCAGCTCAGAACTAGGAACCTTACAAGCAGTGACTTAGTTAAAGATCACCTGCGTTACTTG ATGGGTGGAAGATCAAGTGTTGAAGAAGAGGTTCTATGCCAATTCACCTTCCCAGAGAGACCGGGTGCTCTGATGAACTTCTTGGACTCTTTCAGTCCCCGTTGGAACATTAGCCTTTTCCATTACCGTGCAGAG GGTGGTGCAGGCGCGAATGTGTTGGTAGGAATCCAAGTGCCGGAGCAAGAAATGGTGGAGTTCAGAAACCGAGCTCAAGTTCTTGGATACGAGTACGTCTTGGTAAGTGAAGACACAGTTTTCAAGCTTCTGATGCACTGA